A stretch of Mucilaginibacter terrae DNA encodes these proteins:
- a CDS encoding MmcQ/YjbR family DNA-binding protein produces the protein MNIEELRNYCLEKHGVTESFPFDLETLVFKIGGKMFLLLSLDTGNSFNAKCDPERAVELRENFSEVQPGYHMNKQHWNTVYIDGGLTRKQLCDMIDHSYELVVKSLTKKARQELFGPDEAKG, from the coding sequence ATGAACATTGAAGAACTGCGTAACTATTGCCTCGAAAAGCACGGCGTTACCGAAAGTTTTCCGTTTGATTTGGAAACGCTTGTATTCAAGATTGGTGGAAAAATGTTTTTACTATTGAGTTTGGATACCGGCAATAGCTTTAATGCAAAATGCGACCCTGAGCGTGCTGTTGAACTGCGCGAAAATTTTAGTGAGGTGCAGCCGGGTTACCACATGAACAAGCAGCATTGGAATACTGTATATATAGATGGCGGGCTAACCCGCAAACAGCTTTGCGATATGATTGACCACTCGTACGAATTGGTGGTAAAGAGCTTGACTAAAAAAGCAAGACAGGAGTTGTTTGGCCCAGATGAGGCCAAAGGATAG
- a CDS encoding BamA/TamA family outer membrane protein — translation MIRKFTLLAVLLSATTMSYAQRKTPAVFPDSVLVKVHPSYDSVSGIHRWLFGKNYREEWATVVKLPVIKISEFSGGLKPLREGGGMQSKSLRLQDKSGKEWVIRSVEKTPEKILPPNFKGTFAVDWIDDALSSQHPFSALVVPPLADAAKVPHANPIIGVMVPDPALGEYSKIFNGLVVLLEEREPNGKSDNTPKMLSELKDDNDNHFETEQFLRARMLDLLLGDWDRHEDQWRWAYQKKDKNKQYYAVPRDRDQVFHLSEGVLPSLAAVSWISPTLDHFDGEIPRVKYSLFKTRFMQVYPDMQITHAEWMRIANEFIKAETDEVLEAALKRLPPEVYKLRHDVLLAKLKKRRDNIPAAMDEYYRFINQTVDLRTSDKNEQVTIADADNKGLRVQISKINKSGEAESTLLDMVYDPEITREVRLYVEGGDDKVIVNNASSPIKLRVIGGTGQKTYEINKTESRVRVYSRKDSVTFTGNGSVGKHLSNDSLNTRFVQNNPYNVWMPLATAAINADDGFLIGAGFKYTRRDGFRKLPYASVQQLMVTHAFATDAFRIRYNGEWIDAIGKADITINAFVQAPNNTLNFFGRGNETPLVKFQGYRRFYRTRYNTYQFDPALRWNLGSNTTISAGPSFQFYRLNREDNEGRFINNPGRINSYDSLTINKDKAHLGLLVNINSNQRNNNILPSNGYYANVTLQAYNGLNNDTKSFAQIRPEFTYYLSLNKKGTFVLTDRVGGGVSIGKPAFYQSMFLGGQGGNLLGYLGNRFAGDHMFYNNLQARLNLFNIASYVLPGQLGITGFYDTGRVWVKGESSDKWHAGTGGGVYFAPASLAVIQVLAGHSKEGWYPYVSLNVRL, via the coding sequence ATGATTCGCAAATTTACCCTCCTCGCAGTGTTACTTAGTGCCACAACTATGAGCTATGCCCAGCGCAAAACTCCGGCTGTATTCCCCGATAGCGTTTTGGTTAAAGTGCATCCGTCGTACGATAGTGTGAGCGGCATACACCGCTGGTTATTCGGTAAAAATTACCGCGAGGAGTGGGCCACGGTTGTGAAGTTGCCGGTTATTAAAATATCAGAATTTTCGGGGGGATTAAAGCCGCTTCGCGAAGGTGGGGGTATGCAATCCAAATCGTTACGTTTGCAGGATAAAAGCGGTAAGGAATGGGTAATACGCAGTGTTGAAAAAACGCCTGAAAAGATATTGCCGCCCAACTTTAAAGGCACATTTGCGGTAGACTGGATTGACGATGCGCTGAGCAGTCAGCACCCGTTTTCGGCACTGGTGGTTCCGCCGCTGGCCGATGCTGCTAAGGTGCCGCATGCCAACCCCATTATTGGTGTAATGGTGCCCGACCCAGCCTTGGGCGAATACAGCAAAATATTTAACGGACTTGTGGTACTGCTGGAAGAACGCGAGCCGAATGGCAAATCGGACAATACGCCAAAAATGCTGAGCGAGCTTAAAGACGATAACGACAACCATTTTGAAACCGAGCAGTTTTTGCGTGCCCGCATGCTCGATTTGCTTTTGGGCGACTGGGACCGCCACGAAGATCAATGGCGTTGGGCTTATCAAAAGAAAGATAAAAATAAACAATACTATGCCGTTCCGCGCGACCGCGACCAGGTGTTTCACCTGAGCGAAGGCGTTTTACCATCCCTGGCGGCCGTATCATGGATCAGTCCCACACTTGATCATTTCGACGGTGAAATTCCGCGGGTAAAATACTCGCTGTTTAAAACCCGCTTTATGCAGGTATACCCGGATATGCAAATTACGCATGCCGAATGGATGCGCATAGCCAACGAGTTTATTAAAGCCGAAACCGATGAAGTGCTTGAGGCTGCTTTGAAGCGCCTCCCGCCCGAGGTTTACAAATTGCGCCACGATGTGCTTTTGGCTAAACTTAAAAAGCGCCGTGATAATATTCCGGCGGCAATGGACGAATACTACCGCTTTATTAACCAAACGGTAGACTTACGCACCAGCGACAAAAATGAACAGGTAACCATCGCCGATGCCGATAATAAAGGGCTAAGGGTACAAATCAGTAAAATTAACAAATCGGGCGAGGCTGAAAGCACGTTGCTCGACATGGTTTATGATCCTGAAATTACCCGCGAAGTTCGCCTGTACGTTGAAGGCGGCGACGATAAGGTTATAGTTAATAACGCCTCATCGCCCATAAAGCTGCGTGTTATTGGTGGTACCGGGCAAAAAACCTATGAAATTAATAAAACCGAGAGCCGGGTGCGGGTTTACAGCCGTAAAGACAGCGTTACCTTTACCGGTAATGGCAGCGTAGGCAAACACCTTAGTAATGATTCGTTAAACACACGCTTTGTTCAAAACAACCCTTATAATGTTTGGATGCCGCTGGCCACAGCCGCCATTAACGCAGATGATGGTTTTTTAATAGGTGCCGGGTTTAAGTATACCCGCCGCGATGGTTTCCGTAAGTTGCCTTACGCCAGCGTGCAGCAGCTTATGGTTACCCATGCCTTTGCTACCGATGCCTTCCGCATACGTTATAACGGGGAGTGGATTGATGCCATTGGCAAGGCCGACATAACTATTAACGCCTTTGTACAGGCCCCAAACAATACCCTCAACTTTTTTGGCCGTGGTAATGAAACCCCATTGGTCAAATTTCAGGGTTATCGACGCTTTTACCGTACCCGTTATAATACCTATCAATTCGACCCTGCCCTGCGCTGGAACCTTGGATCTAATACCACCATCAGTGCCGGGCCGTCATTTCAATTTTATCGCTTAAACCGAGAGGACAATGAGGGGCGGTTTATTAATAATCCGGGCCGTATAAACTCATACGATAGCCTAACCATTAATAAAGACAAAGCCCACTTAGGCTTGCTGGTTAACATTAACAGCAATCAGCGTAATAACAACATTTTGCCAAGTAACGGGTATTATGCTAACGTAACGTTACAGGCATACAACGGGTTAAACAATGATACCAAATCGTTTGCGCAAATTCGGCCGGAGTTTACTTATTATTTAAGCCTCAACAAAAAGGGCACATTCGTACTAACCGACCGTGTTGGCGGCGGGGTAAGCATTGGCAAACCTGCCTTTTACCAATCTATGTTTTTAGGCGGACAGGGCGGTAACCTGTTGGGTTATTTAGGTAACCGCTTTGCGGGCGATCATATGTTTTACAACAACCTGCAGGCGCGGTTAAACTTATTTAATATTGCCAGCTACGTATTGCCCGGCCAATTGGGTATAACCGGTTTTTACGATACCGGCAGGGTGTGGGTAAAAGGCGAATCATCAGACAAATGGCATGCAGGTACCGGCGGCGGTGTTTACTTTGCGCCGGCAAGTTTAGCCGTTATACAGGTTTTAGCCGGCCATTCAAAAGAGGGTTGGTACCCGTATGTGTCGCTTAATGTTAGGTTATAA
- a CDS encoding GAF domain-containing protein, which yields MSVQAYRESPFEIHISFHVLIEHLQKVAREETGYAAERAAALLKEVEPFPELCNGFTEQSQVDKHQTVIQHLLADLFPQALTNNEIKAVTFPFYDFIINQSERFKNILAAAGPDFDMSIRDFDDHQFYVMSCCLVLNEFYNTQLDFAKPMFYDIPTASGIMRHYRILYNADFLEIIPTEKAVKLTADDINQLINNYDDLELWKRMFPKGSYLLKGFAIVNLFDSTVENAVSSLKGSLLTDLKDVELEHDFEDIFRSIYKIPDLRIGFTAFNPEDNKFTSIAPLRKIKSYMLGDCMDGVCSTDILGPKSYQALLGKSEYFAVSNTRDFFLEHPESEMAHQFLGQNIHSFILAPIIKDDVLLGIIELVSSRPGELNSVNAHKLEVVMPFLVNTIDRQVTYKQNRVQAVIQNEYTTLHPSVQWKFMKEAYKYIERRDNHQEYQLKEIVFNDVYPLYGQIDIKGSSESRNSSIQKDLNNQLEALIPIVLHLQSYDEQASRYLGRLQEFKYLTHSVSVLIRTDTEQQIQQFIDEKVHELLNAALLNNQHVQSIREYFKQVDKTTGIFYTYRRKYDTTVSTINQKMAALLDEKQAEAQQIFPHYYERFKSDGVEHNLYIGASIVPNRAFLPVHFQNLRLWQLKVLCEMEREHHRFKTTLPYCLEVTTLILAYSITMSIRFRMDEKRFDVDGTYNARFEIVKKRIDKAHIKGTDERITQPGKVVVVFANNYEEKEYRGYIKQLQEKHILDSHIEELEVEELQSISGLKALRVGILHDDIVLIEGLQDTASINQS from the coding sequence ATGAGTGTTCAGGCATATAGAGAAAGTCCTTTCGAAATCCACATTTCGTTTCATGTGCTGATAGAGCACCTGCAGAAAGTGGCCAGAGAAGAAACGGGCTATGCCGCCGAGCGCGCAGCCGCACTCCTTAAAGAAGTTGAACCCTTTCCCGAACTGTGTAACGGCTTTACCGAGCAATCGCAGGTTGATAAGCACCAAACTGTAATTCAGCACCTCCTGGCCGATCTGTTCCCTCAGGCGCTTACTAATAATGAAATTAAGGCGGTAACATTTCCGTTCTATGATTTTATTATCAATCAAAGTGAGCGCTTTAAAAACATACTGGCCGCCGCGGGTCCCGATTTCGACATGTCGATACGCGATTTTGACGACCATCAGTTTTATGTAATGAGTTGCTGCCTGGTGCTTAATGAGTTTTATAATACCCAGCTCGATTTTGCCAAGCCTATGTTTTACGACATACCTACAGCATCGGGCATTATGCGCCATTACCGCATACTGTATAATGCCGATTTTCTGGAAATTATTCCAACCGAAAAGGCTGTAAAATTAACTGCAGACGACATTAACCAACTCATTAACAATTACGACGACCTTGAGCTTTGGAAACGAATGTTTCCGAAAGGGAGCTACCTGTTAAAAGGATTTGCCATTGTAAATCTTTTTGATTCCACGGTTGAAAATGCGGTATCATCATTAAAGGGGTCACTCCTCACCGATTTAAAGGATGTGGAGTTAGAACACGATTTTGAAGATATTTTTCGCTCCATATACAAAATCCCCGACCTGCGCATAGGCTTTACTGCGTTCAACCCTGAAGATAATAAATTTACCAGCATTGCCCCGCTGCGCAAAATAAAGAGCTACATGCTGGGCGATTGTATGGATGGCGTTTGTTCTACCGATATATTAGGGCCCAAATCATACCAGGCGCTGCTTGGTAAAAGCGAATACTTTGCTGTATCAAATACCCGCGATTTCTTTTTGGAGCATCCCGAAAGCGAAATGGCACACCAGTTTTTGGGTCAGAACATTCATAGCTTTATTCTTGCACCAATTATAAAGGATGATGTGCTATTGGGAATTATCGAACTGGTTTCATCGCGCCCGGGAGAGCTGAACAGTGTGAACGCGCACAAACTTGAAGTGGTGATGCCGTTTTTGGTAAACACCATTGACAGGCAGGTAACCTACAAGCAAAACCGCGTGCAAGCCGTAATACAAAACGAGTATACCACCTTGCACCCAAGCGTGCAGTGGAAGTTTATGAAAGAGGCTTACAAATACATTGAGCGCCGCGATAACCACCAGGAGTACCAGCTTAAAGAAATTGTATTTAACGATGTATATCCGCTTTACGGACAAATTGATATTAAAGGCTCGTCAGAATCGCGTAACAGCAGTATTCAAAAAGATTTAAACAACCAGTTGGAAGCCCTCATTCCAATTGTGTTGCATTTGCAAAGCTATGATGAACAGGCAAGCCGTTATTTAGGCCGCCTTCAGGAGTTTAAATATTTAACTCACAGCGTATCGGTATTAATACGTACCGATACCGAGCAGCAAATACAACAATTTATTGACGAAAAAGTACACGAGCTGCTCAATGCAGCCCTTTTAAACAACCAGCATGTACAGAGTATAAGGGAATATTTTAAACAGGTTGATAAAACCACCGGTATTTTTTATACCTACCGGCGCAAGTATGATACTACGGTATCAACCATTAACCAAAAAATGGCGGCCCTGCTTGATGAAAAACAGGCCGAGGCACAGCAAATATTTCCGCATTATTATGAGCGCTTTAAAAGTGATGGGGTTGAGCATAATTTGTATATAGGCGCATCCATAGTGCCTAACCGTGCCTTTTTACCTGTGCATTTCCAAAACTTACGCCTTTGGCAGTTAAAGGTGTTATGCGAAATGGAGCGCGAACACCACAGGTTTAAAACAACGCTACCCTACTGCCTCGAGGTTACTACGCTTATACTGGCTTATAGTATAACGATGTCAATACGTTTCAGGATGGACGAGAAGCGCTTTGATGTGGATGGAACTTATAACGCCCGTTTCGAAATTGTTAAAAAACGCATTGACAAAGCACACATTAAAGGCACCGATGAGCGTATTACCCAGCCGGGCAAAGTGGTTGTAGTGTTTGCCAATAATTACGAAGAAAAAGAATACCGGGGCTACATCAAACAACTGCAGGAAAAACACATCCTTGATAGCCACATAGAAGAGCTGGAGGTAGAAGAATTACAGAGCATATCTGGCCTCAAAGCTCTAAGGGTGGGCATACTGCATGATGATATTGTTTTAATCGAAGGCTTACAAGACACTGCCAGTATTAATCAATCTTAA
- a CDS encoding Crp/Fnr family transcriptional regulator: MYEALYHYIENYSSLTLNNDDRALIRDSFKHKRLRKKQYYLQEGDVNKYIGFVIKGALRMYSVDSKGHEHIVRFSLENWWVGDYESYMMLTPSKFNIDAVEDAELLMISNTQSEELQGKVPAFAGMIRELDKRANIATQNRVHAAISLTAEERYQQLQETYPGFLQRFPQNMIASYLGISPETLSRIRKSSVVGKK, encoded by the coding sequence ATGTACGAAGCGCTGTACCACTACATTGAAAACTACTCATCGTTAACATTAAACAACGATGATAGAGCGCTCATTCGCGATAGCTTTAAACACAAACGCCTACGCAAAAAGCAGTATTACTTGCAGGAAGGCGATGTGAATAAGTACATTGGTTTTGTTATTAAAGGCGCTTTGCGCATGTACTCGGTAGATAGCAAAGGGCACGAACATATTGTGCGCTTTAGCCTCGAAAACTGGTGGGTGGGCGATTATGAAAGTTACATGATGCTTACGCCATCAAAATTTAATATTGATGCCGTTGAGGATGCCGAACTGCTCATGATATCAAACACCCAAAGCGAGGAATTGCAAGGCAAAGTACCTGCCTTTGCCGGGATGATACGTGAGCTGGACAAGCGCGCCAACATAGCCACCCAAAACCGCGTGCATGCCGCCATTAGCCTAACCGCCGAAGAGCGCTACCAGCAATTGCAGGAAACCTATCCCGGCTTTTTACAGCGCTTTCCGCAAAACATGATTGCGTCTTATTTGGGTATTTCGCCTGAGACGTTGAGCCGGATTAGAAAGAGTAGTGTAGTGGGGAAGAAGTAA
- a CDS encoding exodeoxyribonuclease X C-terminal domain-containing protein, producing MEPLDSLNYRMLAANQLAKSEYVEAINFCLKNFKALEIPTDRDMYQISSILVKAVINYYNLNITESNEIYIAFENRILKAISTIPFNNTENLLKLKMYTSQDYLEWGKYQGKKISEVLLLDFEYLLWCLINLDHFSIDPPFFIYFFLLTKKDLKKEIEFNLIKQLLYSNYLEEDSELETDDRSNYYYGYNSSDEFNFYEGYEGNNDAWDERNS from the coding sequence ATGGAACCCCTCGATAGCTTGAATTATAGAATGCTCGCAGCTAATCAGCTCGCTAAAAGTGAATATGTTGAGGCAATCAATTTTTGTTTAAAGAATTTCAAGGCTTTGGAAATCCCAACCGATAGAGACATGTATCAAATATCTTCTATCCTTGTTAAAGCCGTAATCAATTATTATAACCTTAATATTACTGAGTCAAATGAAATTTATATAGCCTTTGAGAATCGAATATTGAAAGCTATTTCCACAATACCTTTTAATAACACAGAAAATCTGTTAAAACTCAAGATGTATACATCTCAAGATTATCTTGAATGGGGAAAGTATCAAGGTAAAAAGATATCCGAAGTCTTGTTACTTGACTTTGAATATCTCTTATGGTGCTTAATTAACTTAGACCATTTTTCTATAGACCCTCCCTTTTTTATATACTTTTTTTTACTCACTAAAAAAGATTTAAAAAAGGAGATTGAATTCAACTTAATTAAGCAATTATTGTATTCCAATTATTTAGAGGAAGATAGTGAATTAGAGACAGACGACCGATCCAATTACTACTATGGTTATAACTCCTCTGATGAGTTTAACTTTTATGAGGGATATGAAGGCAACAACGACGCTTGGGACGAAAGAAACTCTTAA